A stretch of Schaalia odontolytica DNA encodes these proteins:
- a CDS encoding DUF5129 domain-containing protein, which produces MTSVTTESANEERGHMTARDVKRSVRGVGRILLGVVMAICVPVWLVFSFVEFTRPTVPASELVAPSVEVHDETGSFGPVDGRTLTDALGDVTFTRPIHLVILSTDDLVDDNLDEATLKYARAGHKEWISPNGYKWADGYLILSVSPTHRKVGTYFGEDIAPLLSVQEEIQDAAKDDFRAGRWSAGIVAAATKAAANIPNEAGYSIKNRVVWPHWTGWLISLTGIGVLLRGRSLRRTVRESSERIAEAWKEMEGRRSEVDRAFHSIVDAGQYSKGLTVRYGCANQERKKVRERVSVLRSPGFFGSLSAGAASEREELLEDIELLSAADDAIFAARDFFALAPGWRHLWDNEVGPVFEDLLAADSISVKVRNRVKKRQVKNAVEAFNRWTNEQRDIIVGLGTSLERAEITLVQALDELDRIASESRARLTKLIGQALVADTSSSGRQRYEHWESNKGGTVSASEVLYKGTYLSGGDHHEYNPASTIRLTANSAGVRLTGKAAEKSGRFQANNVSVWAYPTYLDRYVDYEPSSSSTSSADYGSSSGGFSGSGSSSSF; this is translated from the coding sequence ATGACTTCAGTGACGACCGAATCGGCAAACGAGGAACGCGGCCACATGACGGCGCGAGACGTGAAGCGCTCGGTGCGAGGGGTGGGCCGGATCCTGCTGGGCGTCGTCATGGCGATCTGCGTTCCCGTGTGGCTGGTGTTCTCCTTCGTTGAATTCACCCGGCCCACGGTGCCAGCCAGCGAACTCGTCGCGCCGTCTGTCGAGGTGCACGACGAGACGGGAAGCTTCGGGCCGGTCGACGGGCGAACGCTGACAGACGCCCTCGGCGACGTCACGTTCACGCGTCCCATCCACCTCGTCATCTTGTCAACGGATGACCTGGTGGACGACAACCTCGACGAGGCGACCCTCAAGTACGCGCGGGCCGGGCATAAGGAGTGGATCTCACCCAATGGGTACAAGTGGGCCGACGGCTACCTGATCCTGTCGGTGTCGCCCACCCACCGCAAGGTGGGGACGTACTTCGGCGAGGACATCGCCCCGTTGCTGTCCGTGCAAGAGGAGATCCAGGACGCCGCGAAGGACGACTTCCGTGCGGGCCGCTGGAGTGCGGGGATCGTCGCCGCGGCCACGAAGGCTGCCGCAAACATCCCGAACGAGGCAGGCTACAGCATTAAGAACCGAGTCGTCTGGCCTCACTGGACGGGATGGCTGATCTCGCTTACGGGCATCGGCGTGCTCCTGCGCGGACGCAGCCTGCGCCGGACGGTACGAGAAAGCTCCGAGCGTATTGCTGAGGCGTGGAAGGAGATGGAGGGGCGTCGCTCGGAGGTGGATCGTGCTTTCCACTCGATCGTCGATGCGGGGCAATATAGCAAGGGGCTGACCGTGCGCTACGGGTGCGCTAACCAGGAGCGCAAGAAGGTGCGCGAGCGCGTCTCCGTCCTGCGATCCCCTGGGTTTTTCGGATCCCTCAGCGCCGGCGCGGCAAGCGAGCGAGAGGAACTGCTCGAAGATATCGAGCTGCTGTCGGCCGCCGATGACGCGATTTTCGCCGCCCGCGACTTTTTCGCGCTGGCTCCGGGGTGGCGCCATCTGTGGGACAACGAGGTGGGACCGGTCTTCGAAGACCTGTTAGCCGCGGATTCCATCTCAGTCAAGGTGCGCAACCGCGTCAAGAAGCGTCAAGTGAAGAACGCAGTCGAGGCCTTTAACCGCTGGACGAACGAGCAGCGGGACATCATCGTCGGACTCGGAACGAGCCTGGAGCGCGCGGAGATCACTCTGGTGCAGGCTCTCGACGAGCTGGACCGAATCGCGAGCGAGTCTCGCGCGCGACTGACGAAGCTCATCGGGCAGGCACTCGTCGCCGACACTTCCTCGTCTGGGCGTCAGCGCTACGAGCATTGGGAAAGCAACAAGGGCGGTACCGTCAGCGCCAGCGAGGTGCTCTACAAGGGCACGTACCTGAGTGGCGGTGACCACCATGAGTACAACCCCGCCTCGACGATCCGCCTGACCGCGAACTCTGCGGGTGTTCGCCTGACGGGCAAGGCTGCGGAGAAGTCCGGCCGTTTCCAGGCGAACAATGTGTCCGTCTGGGCGTATCCGACGTATCTCGATCGCTACGTGGACTACGAACCGTCCAGCTCCTCGACCAGTTCAGCGGACTACGGCTCATCCTCGGGTGGCTTCTCGGGTTCCGGCTCGTCCTCGTCCTTCTGA
- the thrB gene encoding homoserine kinase, producing the protein MRLRDDFVAVKVPATSANLGPGFDSMGLALDLWDEVSVHATTGATSVVVEGEGAGNVEQGEDNLVVRALRLALDRVGAPQVGVRMHCTNRIPHSRGLGSSASAIVAGVTLARALIGDADVLGRQEILEIGSQMEGHPDNVAPAVFGGATVSWMNEETSEVGSVRLTPPEGIHPVAFIPDFELRTAAARAALPATVPHGDASFNVARGALLAAVLSGNAQASGGADLHFLLMEATRDRLHQEQRRAAMEPSLALVDWLRGAGFAAVVSGAGPTVLSLESVGADIRRDAAAAGWRVVPMGVAPQGVQITRGSLSKVEF; encoded by the coding sequence GTGCGCCTGCGTGATGATTTCGTTGCGGTGAAGGTTCCCGCGACCAGCGCGAACCTCGGCCCCGGATTCGACTCCATGGGCCTGGCTCTCGACCTGTGGGACGAGGTCTCGGTCCACGCGACGACGGGGGCCACCTCGGTCGTCGTCGAGGGTGAGGGAGCCGGAAACGTTGAGCAGGGCGAGGACAACCTCGTCGTGCGCGCGCTGCGCCTCGCACTCGACCGCGTCGGCGCGCCCCAGGTGGGCGTGCGTATGCACTGCACGAATCGGATCCCCCATTCCCGAGGCCTGGGTTCCTCTGCGAGTGCGATCGTCGCCGGTGTGACCCTGGCGCGCGCCCTCATCGGTGACGCCGACGTGCTCGGCCGCCAGGAGATCCTCGAAATCGGCTCGCAGATGGAGGGCCACCCCGACAACGTTGCTCCGGCCGTCTTCGGCGGCGCGACCGTGTCGTGGATGAATGAGGAGACCTCCGAGGTTGGCAGCGTTCGCCTGACCCCGCCCGAGGGTATTCACCCGGTCGCCTTCATCCCAGACTTCGAGCTGCGCACCGCCGCCGCGCGTGCCGCGCTGCCCGCGACCGTGCCCCACGGTGACGCGAGCTTCAACGTCGCCCGCGGCGCCCTGCTGGCCGCCGTGCTCTCGGGCAATGCGCAGGCGAGCGGGGGAGCGGACCTGCACTTTCTCCTCATGGAGGCCACCCGCGATCGCCTTCATCAGGAGCAGCGTCGGGCCGCGATGGAACCCTCCCTCGCCCTCGTCGATTGGCTGCGCGGCGCCGGCTTTGCCGCCGTCGTCTCCGGCGCGGGCCCGACGGTCCTCTCCCTGGAATCCGTCGGTGCCGACATCCGCCGGGATGCCGCGGCTGCCGGGTGGCGAGTCGTCCCGATGGGCGTGGCTCCCCAGGGTGTCCAGATCACCCGCGGAAGCCTCTCGAAGGTGGAATTCTGA
- the rpmE gene encoding 50S ribosomal protein L31 produces MKQGIHPEYVDTVVTCTCGNSFHTRSTITSGEMRVDVCSACHPFYTGKQKILDTGGRVAKFEARYGKRVRPSK; encoded by the coding sequence ATGAAGCAGGGTATTCACCCCGAATACGTGGACACCGTCGTGACCTGCACGTGCGGCAACTCGTTCCACACCCGTTCCACCATCACCTCCGGTGAGATGCGCGTGGACGTGTGCTCGGCCTGCCACCCGTTCTACACGGGCAAGCAGAAGATCCTCGACACCGGCGGCCGCGTCGCCAAGTTCGAGGCTCGCTACGGCAAGCGCGTGCGCCCCTCCAAGTGA
- the pflB gene encoding formate C-acetyltransferase has protein sequence MTTADQKAWEGFVKGNWCDEIDVRDFIQLNYTPYEGDASFLAGPTEKTLRVWNTLEEKYLSEERKVRILDIDTDTPADIDAFKPGYICEDDNVIVGLQTDAPLKRAMMPNGGWRMVETAIHEAGMEYNPEVKKIFTKYRKTHNDAVFDIYTPRIRAARSSHIITGLPDAYGRGRIIGDYRRVALYGVDHLIAEKEKDKDRYANEPFSEHWARYREEHSEQIKALKKLKNLAQSYGYDISGPATNAHEAVQWTYFGYLASVKSQDGAAMSIGRLSGFFDVYFERDLKNGTLDESGAQEIIDALVIKLRITRFLRTIAYDQIFSGDPYWATWSDAGFGDDGRTLVTKTSFRLLQTLVNLGPAPEPNITIFWDENLPRGYKEFCARISIDTSSIQYESDPQIRAHWGDDAAIACCVSPMKVGKQMQFFGARVNAAKALLYAINGGRDEMTGKQVMEGYEPVQGDGPLDFDDVWKRYEEMLDWVVGTYVEALNIIHYCHDRYAYESIEMALHDSEIIRTMGCGIAGLSIVADSLAAIKYAKVYPIRDETGLVVDYRTEGDFPTYGNDDDRADDIAATVVHTVMDKIRAIPMYRDAIPTQSVLTITSNVVYGKATGSFPSGHQKGTPFAPGANPENGIDTHGMVASMLSVGKLDYNDALDGISLTNTITPQGLGRSKEEQIQNLVGILDAGFVPDDSCAYDGTKGY, from the coding sequence ATGACGACAGCAGACCAGAAGGCCTGGGAAGGTTTCGTAAAGGGTAACTGGTGCGATGAAATCGACGTTCGTGATTTCATCCAGCTGAACTACACCCCGTACGAGGGCGACGCCTCGTTCCTGGCAGGGCCGACCGAGAAGACCCTGCGCGTGTGGAACACTCTCGAAGAGAAGTACCTCTCCGAAGAGCGCAAGGTGCGCATCCTCGACATCGACACGGACACCCCCGCCGACATCGATGCTTTCAAGCCCGGCTACATCTGCGAGGACGACAACGTGATCGTCGGCCTGCAGACCGATGCCCCCCTGAAGCGCGCGATGATGCCGAACGGCGGCTGGCGCATGGTCGAGACGGCCATTCACGAGGCCGGCATGGAGTACAACCCCGAGGTGAAGAAGATCTTCACCAAGTACCGCAAGACCCACAACGATGCGGTCTTCGATATCTACACGCCGCGTATTCGTGCTGCTCGTTCCTCCCACATCATCACCGGTCTGCCGGACGCCTACGGCCGTGGCCGCATCATCGGCGACTACCGCCGCGTGGCCCTCTACGGCGTTGACCACCTCATCGCCGAGAAGGAAAAGGACAAGGATCGTTACGCGAACGAGCCCTTCTCCGAGCACTGGGCGCGTTACCGCGAGGAGCACTCCGAGCAGATCAAGGCCCTCAAGAAGCTGAAGAACCTGGCGCAGTCCTACGGCTACGACATCTCCGGCCCGGCCACCAACGCGCACGAGGCCGTGCAGTGGACCTACTTCGGCTACCTGGCCTCCGTGAAGTCCCAGGACGGCGCCGCCATGTCGATCGGCCGCCTGTCCGGCTTCTTCGATGTCTACTTCGAGCGCGATCTGAAGAACGGCACGCTGGATGAGTCCGGCGCCCAGGAGATCATCGACGCCCTCGTCATCAAGCTGCGCATCACCCGCTTCCTGCGCACCATCGCCTACGACCAGATCTTCTCGGGCGACCCCTACTGGGCCACCTGGTCGGACGCCGGCTTCGGCGACGACGGCCGTACGCTGGTCACCAAGACCTCGTTCCGTCTGCTCCAGACGCTGGTCAACCTCGGCCCGGCCCCCGAGCCGAACATCACCATCTTCTGGGACGAGAACCTGCCCCGCGGCTACAAGGAGTTCTGCGCCCGCATCTCGATCGACACCTCGTCGATCCAGTACGAGTCCGATCCGCAGATCCGCGCGCACTGGGGCGACGACGCCGCCATCGCATGCTGCGTCTCCCCCATGAAGGTCGGCAAGCAGATGCAGTTCTTCGGCGCGCGTGTGAACGCCGCCAAGGCCCTGCTCTACGCCATCAACGGTGGCCGCGACGAGATGACCGGCAAGCAGGTCATGGAAGGCTACGAGCCCGTCCAGGGTGACGGCCCGCTCGACTTCGATGACGTGTGGAAGCGCTACGAGGAGATGCTGGACTGGGTCGTTGGCACCTACGTCGAGGCCCTCAACATCATCCACTACTGCCACGATCGCTACGCCTACGAGTCCATCGAGATGGCGCTGCACGACTCCGAGATCATTCGCACCATGGGCTGCGGCATCGCCGGTCTGTCCATCGTTGCCGACTCGCTGGCCGCCATCAAGTACGCGAAGGTCTACCCGATCCGCGACGAGACCGGCCTGGTCGTCGACTACCGCACCGAGGGCGACTTCCCGACCTACGGCAACGACGATGACCGCGCCGACGACATCGCCGCGACCGTCGTCCACACCGTCATGGACAAGATCCGCGCCATCCCCATGTACCGCGACGCGATCCCGACCCAGTCGGTCCTGACGATCACCTCGAACGTCGTCTACGGCAAGGCCACCGGCTCCTTCCCGTCGGGCCACCAGAAGGGCACCCCCTTCGCCCCCGGCGCGAACCCGGAGAACGGCATCGACACGCACGGCATGGTCGCTTCCATGCTGTCGGTCGGCAAGCTGGACTACAACGACGCGCTCGACGGCATCTCGCTGACGAACACGATCACCCCGCAGGGCCTGGGCCGCTCCAAGGAAGAGCAGATCCAGAACCTGGTCGGCATCCTCGACGCCGGCTTCGTTCCGGACGATTCCTGCGCCTACGACGGCACCAAGGGCTACTGA
- a CDS encoding DUF5129 domain-containing protein gives MTSQATETMSHAPQHPRAVMRSARGCARLLAGLALFLVAPVWLGIAVSVGASHSMLWPTWYAWVATLAGIGLWARGWMLRRVARENMRKASDEWEALEKRHLEVERAFLPLLGTGRYDRGLTARLEAARAEHEKLRVRLATVVTPPFLASLSAATAWEADEIVKDFHGLMDAHAAMMAARDLFALAPAWRRVWENELGPVYEDLTVVETITQTVQSRSMDPTVLSMAASLVLWLDEQRLAVNELGASLERAQIDPAGALTQLDRIADEARVRLVCLVEAALGADTSMIGRRRYKRWRKGAGEKLRRNETCYLGAYRIAGVTYTYNPAQAIRLTANSAGINLKGSAAHSTARFTAFGAELYVPPAYLHRYLVWDGTSRYGSSRANYLTSAANLDPRGRTR, from the coding sequence ATGACGTCTCAGGCAACGGAAACGATGAGTCACGCACCCCAGCATCCTCGCGCGGTCATGCGCAGCGCGCGAGGCTGTGCGCGCCTCCTGGCGGGTCTCGCCCTCTTTCTGGTGGCCCCCGTGTGGCTCGGCATCGCCGTGTCCGTCGGTGCATCGCACAGCATGCTGTGGCCCACCTGGTACGCGTGGGTGGCGACGCTCGCGGGCATCGGCCTGTGGGCGCGCGGGTGGATGCTGCGCCGCGTCGCCCGCGAGAACATGCGGAAGGCATCCGATGAGTGGGAGGCGCTCGAAAAGCGTCACCTGGAGGTCGAGCGTGCCTTTCTTCCACTCCTCGGGACCGGGCGCTACGACCGCGGTCTGACTGCGCGCCTCGAGGCAGCTCGGGCCGAGCACGAGAAACTTCGCGTTCGTCTTGCAACGGTGGTGACACCTCCGTTCCTCGCCTCGCTCAGCGCGGCAACAGCGTGGGAGGCGGATGAGATCGTCAAGGACTTCCACGGTCTGATGGATGCCCACGCCGCGATGATGGCCGCGCGCGATCTGTTCGCGCTGGCTCCTGCCTGGCGCAGGGTGTGGGAGAACGAGCTGGGGCCGGTGTACGAGGACCTAACCGTCGTCGAGACCATCACGCAAACTGTCCAGAGTAGAAGCATGGACCCGACCGTCCTCAGCATGGCTGCCTCCCTCGTGCTGTGGCTCGATGAGCAGCGCCTGGCTGTCAACGAGCTGGGGGCGAGTCTCGAGCGCGCGCAGATTGATCCTGCTGGGGCACTCACGCAGCTCGACCGCATCGCCGACGAGGCCAGGGTGCGGCTCGTGTGCCTCGTCGAGGCGGCTCTCGGTGCCGACACGTCCATGATTGGGCGGAGGCGTTACAAGCGCTGGAGGAAGGGCGCGGGGGAGAAGCTGCGCAGGAACGAGACATGCTACCTCGGCGCCTACCGGATCGCCGGCGTGACGTACACCTACAACCCCGCTCAGGCGATTCGCCTGACCGCAAACAGCGCGGGTATCAACCTCAAGGGGAGTGCGGCCCATTCCACCGCGCGCTTCACGGCGTTTGGCGCGGAGCTCTACGTGCCGCCCGCGTACCTCCATCGCTACCTCGTGTGGGACGGAACCTCGCGGTACGGCTCCTCGCGAGCGAACTACCTGACGTCGGCCGCAAACCTCGATCCGCGCGGGCGCACACGCTGA
- a CDS encoding DUF5129 domain-containing protein, whose translation MVNMAPNSINAQATRESSRRSWSAARGSLRLVLGLFLLLVAPLQLAIAIYDQAHHGMGEAVDWPNWTGWVMALCGIGVLWRGADLRRSGRQKVTMIAEKWAALESRRAEVERVFSTLVGAGYYEIGLTARHECARAERVRVGARIAEHRPPGFLASLSEASAGAGDEILARMERLADADAAIMAARGFFALAPGWRDVWKTEVGPIIEDLDILDDVADTLESVNTDPRILTDIEAFRERVGDDKDTVNDLGTRLEGGQIAPTQALEELDRITNEARARTAELIEETLATDASAQGRQRYARWKNTGIRLTAANAEYDAAYWSQDADTDIEYNPAATIRLTANSAGVDLEGLPAPATGILTAGGSSVYLLPMYLEQYLSDDVDEAGGGSST comes from the coding sequence ATGGTGAACATGGCGCCGAATTCGATCAATGCGCAGGCGACACGGGAATCCTCGCGCCGGTCCTGGAGTGCTGCGCGCGGATCTCTGCGCCTCGTTCTTGGTCTATTTCTCTTGCTGGTGGCTCCCCTTCAGCTGGCGATCGCCATCTATGATCAGGCCCATCACGGGATGGGGGAGGCTGTGGACTGGCCGAATTGGACCGGCTGGGTCATGGCGCTGTGCGGAATCGGAGTGCTGTGGCGCGGCGCTGATCTTCGGCGCTCGGGGCGTCAGAAAGTGACGATGATCGCTGAGAAATGGGCTGCCTTGGAGAGCCGGCGGGCAGAGGTTGAGCGCGTGTTTTCCACGCTCGTCGGCGCAGGTTACTACGAGATCGGACTGACGGCGCGCCACGAGTGTGCCCGAGCCGAACGCGTCAGGGTTGGCGCTCGGATCGCCGAGCACAGGCCTCCGGGTTTCCTCGCGTCGCTCAGCGAGGCGTCGGCAGGCGCGGGGGATGAGATCCTTGCGCGGATGGAACGCCTGGCAGACGCGGATGCCGCGATCATGGCTGCGCGCGGCTTTTTCGCGCTCGCGCCCGGCTGGCGCGACGTGTGGAAGACCGAGGTCGGCCCGATCATCGAAGACCTGGACATACTCGACGACGTCGCAGACACCCTCGAAAGTGTCAATACGGACCCGCGAATCCTGACGGACATTGAGGCTTTCAGGGAGCGCGTGGGGGATGACAAGGACACGGTGAACGACCTCGGGACACGCCTTGAGGGCGGGCAGATCGCTCCCACTCAGGCCCTCGAAGAACTCGACCGGATCACCAACGAAGCGCGAGCACGCACCGCCGAGCTCATCGAGGAAACTCTCGCAACGGATGCCTCGGCGCAGGGACGGCAACGCTACGCCCGATGGAAGAACACAGGCATCAGGCTCACCGCGGCGAACGCGGAGTACGACGCAGCCTATTGGAGCCAGGACGCGGACACTGACATCGAGTACAACCCGGCGGCCACGATTCGACTGACCGCAAATTCAGCAGGCGTTGACCTGGAAGGGCTACCCGCTCCGGCGACCGGTATCCTCACGGCTGGCGGCTCGTCCGTCTATCTACTGCCCATGTACCTCGAGCAATACCTGAGCGACGACGTGGACGAGGCAGGCGGAGGCTCGTCGACCTGA
- a CDS encoding homoserine dehydrogenase: MSAPRPVLGVGVLGAGTVGSQVIRILQSSREDFAARSGAEMEVRRVLVRNVDAPRDAPIDRELLTTDPAEAIDNMDLVVELIGGIEPARTLVLRALNQGISVVTGNKALLAAHGPELYEAAASNGADLYYEAAVAGAVPVVYGLRESLAGDRITTVMGIVNGTTNFILDAMSTKGLSYEDALKQAQDLGFAEADPTADVEGFDAAAKCSILASLAFHTRVGIDDVAVEGISSITKEDMEEAARVGHTIKLLAIAERRIGEDGREGVAMRVHPAQVPSDHPLASVDGAFNAILVEGEAAGRLMFYGQGAGGAPTASAVLSDLVAAAHHRAFGGHAPRESVYAHLPILDPGSTHTRYQIRLQVEDRLGVLSDVAGIFARHGVSIQSVHQRNDEVPGACVIVVTSHRAREADLRAVARALSVSDAVREVTSTIRVEGE; this comes from the coding sequence ATGTCTGCACCCCGTCCTGTCCTCGGAGTTGGCGTTCTTGGAGCCGGAACCGTCGGTAGCCAGGTCATTCGCATTCTTCAGTCGAGTCGCGAGGATTTCGCCGCTCGCTCGGGCGCGGAGATGGAGGTGCGCCGCGTCCTCGTCCGCAATGTGGATGCCCCGCGTGACGCTCCGATCGACCGCGAGCTGCTGACGACCGACCCGGCCGAGGCGATCGACAACATGGATCTCGTCGTCGAGCTGATCGGCGGTATTGAGCCCGCTCGCACCCTCGTGCTGCGCGCCCTCAACCAGGGCATCTCGGTCGTCACCGGCAACAAGGCCCTCCTGGCCGCCCACGGTCCCGAGCTTTACGAGGCAGCCGCGTCTAACGGTGCCGACCTCTACTACGAGGCCGCCGTTGCGGGCGCCGTCCCCGTCGTGTACGGCCTGCGCGAGTCCCTCGCCGGCGACCGCATCACGACCGTCATGGGCATCGTCAACGGCACGACGAACTTCATCCTGGACGCGATGAGCACCAAGGGGCTGAGCTACGAGGATGCTCTCAAGCAGGCGCAGGACCTCGGTTTCGCCGAGGCCGACCCCACCGCCGACGTCGAGGGTTTCGATGCAGCCGCCAAGTGCTCCATCCTGGCCTCCCTGGCCTTCCACACGCGCGTCGGCATTGACGACGTCGCTGTCGAAGGCATCTCGAGCATCACCAAGGAAGACATGGAGGAGGCCGCTCGCGTCGGCCACACCATCAAGCTCCTGGCCATCGCCGAGCGCCGCATCGGCGAGGACGGTCGCGAGGGCGTCGCCATGCGCGTCCACCCCGCACAGGTTCCCTCCGATCACCCGCTCGCTTCCGTCGACGGCGCTTTCAACGCGATCCTCGTTGAGGGCGAGGCCGCGGGTCGTCTCATGTTCTACGGCCAGGGAGCGGGCGGCGCTCCCACGGCCTCGGCTGTTCTGTCCGACCTCGTCGCCGCGGCGCACCACCGCGCCTTCGGTGGGCATGCCCCGCGCGAGTCGGTCTACGCCCACCTGCCGATCCTCGATCCCGGCTCGACGCACACGCGTTACCAGATCCGCCTCCAGGTCGAGGACCGCCTCGGCGTCCTGTCCGACGTTGCCGGAATCTTCGCCCGCCACGGCGTCTCGATCCAGTCCGTGCACCAGCGCAACGACGAGGTGCCCGGTGCCTGCGTCATCGTCGTGACCAGCCACCGCGCCCGCGAGGCCGACCTGCGCGCCGTCGCACGTGCGTTGTCCGTCTCCGACGCGGTGCGCGAGGTGACCTCCACGATCCGCGTTGAGGGTGAGTGA
- the rho gene encoding transcription termination factor Rho: MFDFGLRDAPLLCIFLIKLFHVLEQSPRPLWAHSSKDHFVSNETSADTAASLSAMKLPELKALAASRGLKGISQLRKSQLIELLSNGAGASTPQEKAPRKEAAASSEKKADKAEKPAAEKSVEQASASDAPAEAPRRSRRRRAVSQGAVEPAHVTLDLPLPAAERTEPTPEPDTSVVETVLNIELPDGDDTEARRPRRERGRRGRRDRENRENRGEGRENRENRENRGEGRENREARPARGGEDNLAPIAGILDIQENHAFVRTSGYLPGPNDVYVTLGNVRRWGLRAGDAVAGAVRLPREGERQRQKYNALVRVDSVNGMTIEQAQARREFGKLTPVYPSEQLRMETSPKAYTPRVIDLVAPVGKGQRGLIVSPPKAGKTMVIQQMAKAIELNNPEVHLMVVLVDERPEEVTDMRSIVKGEVIASTFDRPASDHTTVAELAIERAKRLVELGQDVVVLLDSLTRLSRAYNLAAPASGRILSGGVDASALYPPKKFFGAARNISEGGSLTIIASALVETGSKMDEVIFEEFKGTGNMELRLSRQLAERRIFPAIDLNASGTRREELLFKPEELRIMWRLRRVLGTLDQQQGLELVLDKLKETQSNAEFLMLIQKTTPSE; this comes from the coding sequence ATGTTCGACTTCGGCCTTCGCGATGCACCTCTTTTGTGCATCTTCCTGATCAAGCTTTTTCATGTGCTTGAGCAATCACCTCGCCCGCTGTGGGCGCATTCCAGTAAGGATCACTTCGTGAGCAACGAAACCTCCGCCGATACGGCCGCGTCGCTGTCGGCGATGAAGCTGCCTGAGCTGAAGGCTCTGGCCGCCTCCCGCGGCCTCAAGGGCATCTCCCAGCTTCGTAAGTCCCAGCTGATCGAGCTGCTGAGCAACGGCGCCGGCGCCTCGACCCCGCAGGAAAAGGCTCCCCGCAAGGAAGCCGCTGCCTCGTCCGAGAAGAAGGCTGACAAGGCTGAGAAGCCGGCCGCCGAAAAGTCGGTTGAGCAGGCTTCCGCGTCCGACGCGCCCGCCGAGGCTCCGCGACGCTCTCGCCGCCGCCGCGCTGTGAGCCAGGGCGCCGTTGAGCCCGCGCACGTCACCCTCGACCTGCCCCTGCCGGCCGCCGAACGCACCGAGCCCACTCCGGAGCCCGACACGAGCGTCGTCGAGACCGTCCTGAACATCGAGCTGCCCGACGGCGATGACACCGAGGCACGTCGCCCCCGCCGTGAGCGCGGCCGCCGTGGTCGTCGCGACCGTGAGAACCGTGAGAACCGCGGCGAGGGTCGTGAGAATCGCGAGAACCGCGAGAACCGCGGCGAGGGTCGTGAGAACCGCGAAGCTCGCCCCGCGCGCGGCGGCGAGGATAACCTCGCGCCGATCGCCGGCATCCTCGATATCCAGGAAAACCACGCCTTCGTGCGCACCTCCGGCTACCTGCCCGGCCCGAACGACGTCTACGTGACGCTCGGCAACGTGCGCCGCTGGGGCCTGCGCGCTGGCGACGCGGTCGCCGGTGCCGTGCGCCTGCCCCGCGAGGGCGAGCGTCAGCGCCAGAAGTACAACGCCCTCGTGCGCGTTGACTCCGTCAACGGCATGACGATCGAGCAGGCACAGGCGCGCCGCGAGTTCGGTAAGCTGACCCCGGTCTACCCCTCCGAGCAGCTGCGCATGGAGACCTCTCCCAAGGCCTACACGCCGCGCGTCATCGACCTGGTCGCCCCCGTCGGCAAGGGCCAGCGCGGCCTCATCGTCTCCCCGCCCAAGGCCGGTAAGACGATGGTCATCCAGCAGATGGCCAAGGCTATTGAGCTGAACAACCCCGAGGTGCACCTCATGGTCGTCCTGGTGGACGAGCGTCCCGAAGAGGTCACCGACATGCGCTCGATCGTCAAGGGTGAGGTCATCGCTTCCACCTTCGACCGTCCCGCATCGGACCACACGACCGTCGCCGAGCTCGCGATTGAGCGCGCCAAGCGCCTGGTCGAGCTGGGCCAGGATGTCGTCGTGCTCCTCGACTCGCTCACGCGTCTGTCGCGCGCATACAACCTGGCTGCGCCCGCCTCGGGCCGTATCCTCTCCGGTGGCGTCGACGCGTCCGCGCTGTACCCGCCCAAGAAGTTCTTCGGCGCTGCCCGCAACATCTCCGAGGGCGGCTCGCTGACGATCATCGCCTCCGCGCTGGTGGAGACGGGTTCGAAGATGGACGAGGTCATCTTCGAGGAGTTCAAGGGCACCGGCAACATGGAGCTGCGCCTGTCGCGTCAGCTCGCCGAGCGTCGCATCTTCCCCGCAATCGACCTCAACGCGTCGGGCACCCGTCGCGAGGAGTTGCTCTTCAAGCCCGAGGAGCTGCGCATCATGTGGAGGCTCCGCCGCGTCCTGGGCACCCTCGACCAGCAGCAGGGCCTCGAGCTGGTCCTCGATAAGCTCAAGGAAACCCAGTCCAACGCTGAGTTCCTCATGCTCATCCAGAAGACGACGCCCTCCGAGTGA